The Halalkalibacter krulwichiae genome has a segment encoding these proteins:
- the mdcD gene encoding biotin-independent malonate decarboxylase subunit beta, which yields MKMLKDSFVEKDARQRAIAILDEGTFRELLGPFDGFESPHLQNQGIVPQSDDGVVLGRGEIDGESAIVISLEGKFQGGGIGEVSGAKIAGALELALQDNQKGIATRPVLLFDTGGVRLQEANYGLLSIAEIGAAIVALRNYIPVVGVIPGKIGSFGGMSITAGLFSSLIITREGRIGLNGPEVIEQEAGIEEFDSRNRQLIWNTIGGVQRLATGGVDHLVEDDRETIRNQVREVYQSGLNQQPRSTQVELFQSLLMSIDPSQHLTPIELRDIFEKVKEGHEELVKYVGHESTKERSSRGLKWFEALTDPSEEVHSRVPSVKCADGMLEDERARFIAVVPNPNSRFPRARNGEVGLEEGWTIAESVRNAIKEDEGGDKRAIVAIVDVPSQAYGYNEELVGIHLACSAAADAYATARLAGHPVITLIVGNAISGAFLAHGLQANRILALKDPNVHVHVMSKQSAARITRRTVEELEVATKQTPAMAYDIDSFKKLGALHELIEGINADAPDVEDCIIIKEKLRAAIIDTRGSQTDLGNRLRSREAREEGRITSILVRKQLAEQWS from the coding sequence ATGAAAATGCTTAAGGATAGCTTTGTTGAAAAAGATGCTAGGCAAAGAGCGATTGCGATCTTGGATGAAGGTACCTTTAGAGAACTGTTAGGACCTTTTGATGGATTTGAATCTCCACATCTTCAGAATCAAGGAATTGTTCCGCAAAGTGATGATGGGGTTGTTCTTGGTCGAGGCGAGATTGATGGTGAATCGGCAATCGTTATTTCATTAGAAGGAAAATTTCAAGGAGGAGGAATTGGTGAAGTATCTGGAGCAAAAATCGCCGGAGCACTGGAATTAGCTCTTCAAGACAATCAAAAAGGTATCGCGACTCGACCTGTTTTATTGTTTGATACAGGGGGCGTTCGTCTTCAAGAGGCGAATTATGGACTATTATCGATTGCTGAAATTGGTGCTGCGATTGTTGCGTTAAGAAACTACATTCCTGTTGTAGGGGTGATACCAGGAAAAATTGGTTCCTTTGGTGGGATGTCGATTACGGCAGGGCTATTCAGCTCATTAATTATTACACGTGAAGGGAGAATTGGGCTGAATGGACCAGAAGTAATCGAGCAAGAAGCAGGAATTGAAGAATTTGATTCGAGGAATCGACAGCTCATTTGGAACACGATTGGCGGTGTGCAAAGGCTTGCGACTGGGGGCGTTGATCATCTCGTTGAAGATGATCGTGAGACGATTCGAAACCAAGTTAGAGAAGTGTATCAAAGCGGACTCAATCAGCAACCAAGAAGTACACAAGTAGAATTATTTCAATCGTTGCTAATGTCAATTGACCCTTCGCAACATTTAACTCCAATAGAGCTGAGAGACATTTTCGAAAAAGTTAAAGAAGGACACGAAGAGTTAGTTAAGTATGTCGGTCATGAGAGTACAAAAGAACGATCTAGTCGAGGACTTAAGTGGTTTGAAGCATTGACTGATCCGTCAGAAGAGGTTCATTCTCGTGTTCCGTCCGTGAAATGTGCAGATGGTATGCTCGAAGACGAGCGTGCCCGATTTATCGCAGTCGTTCCGAATCCTAATAGCCGCTTTCCTCGAGCGCGAAATGGAGAGGTAGGGCTAGAAGAAGGGTGGACGATTGCAGAATCGGTAAGGAATGCTATTAAGGAAGATGAAGGTGGAGACAAACGAGCGATCGTCGCAATAGTGGATGTTCCTAGTCAAGCCTATGGCTATAACGAGGAATTAGTCGGCATTCACTTAGCTTGTTCAGCAGCGGCTGATGCTTATGCAACAGCTCGATTAGCAGGCCATCCTGTAATTACACTTATTGTTGGAAATGCGATATCAGGTGCATTTTTAGCACACGGTCTTCAAGCCAATCGGATTCTCGCGTTAAAGGATCCTAATGTGCATGTTCATGTCATGTCAAAGCAATCAGCCGCTAGAATTACAAGAAGAACGGTGGAGGAACTAGAAGTAGCAACAAAGCAAACACCAGCGATGGCTTATGACATTGACTCTTTTAAAAAGCTTGGTGCATTGCATGAATTAATAGAAGGAATCAATGCAGATGCCCCAGATGTTGAGGATTGTATTATCATAAAGGAGAAGTTACGAGCTGCTATTATAGATACGAGAGGTTCACAAACGGACTTAGGCAATCGTCTCAGGTCCAGAGAAGCAAGAGAAGAAGGGCGAATCACATCTATCTTGGTAAGAAAGCAGTTGGCAGAACAATGGAGTTAA
- a CDS encoding malonate decarboxylase subunit delta: METRLYKYPASKGNVHRAHVGVVGSGDLEILLEPSNEPYAQIELRTGIDGFEATWKKVLDRFFSTHDIAATIKINDFGATPGVVLLRLEQVLEVSRRYENA, translated from the coding sequence TTGGAAACACGTTTATATAAGTATCCAGCTTCTAAAGGCAATGTTCATCGTGCGCATGTTGGAGTCGTAGGTTCAGGTGACTTGGAAATATTACTTGAGCCATCTAATGAACCGTATGCTCAAATCGAGTTAAGAACAGGAATAGATGGGTTTGAAGCGACATGGAAGAAGGTATTAGATCGCTTCTTTTCTACTCACGATATTGCGGCAACCATAAAGATAAATGATTTTGGGGCAACCCCTGGTGTTGTGTTATTGCGCTTAGAACAAGTTTTGGAGGTGAGCAGACGTTATGAAAATGCTTAA
- a CDS encoding nitroreductase family protein encodes MEPKNSYIDIMRRRQSIRTFDSVKLSKSNLSQLTSYINKEKNQIGPFGGKGLVTLVQVTNNHTEKGIKLGTYGFIKNPQAYLVGSAKNEKYALVEYAFLFHKVLLFATQLGLGTCWMGGTFSRNSFEKEIQLQENEFIPMSV; translated from the coding sequence ATGGAACCTAAGAACTCTTATATTGACATCATGCGCCGTCGTCAATCAATTAGAACGTTTGACTCTGTGAAACTATCAAAATCAAACCTCAGTCAATTAACTTCTTACATTAATAAGGAGAAAAATCAAATAGGGCCTTTCGGAGGGAAAGGCTTGGTTACACTTGTTCAAGTTACGAATAACCATACAGAAAAAGGAATCAAGCTCGGTACATATGGTTTCATTAAGAACCCACAAGCGTACTTAGTTGGTTCAGCTAAAAACGAAAAATATGCTTTAGTAGAATATGCTTTTCTTTTTCATAAAGTACTGTTATTTGCAACACAATTAGGGCTCGGAACGTGCTGGATGGGTGGGACTTTCTCGAGGAATTCGTTCGAAAAAGAGATTCAATTACAAGAAAATGAATTTATTCCTATGTCAGTTTGA
- a CDS encoding MotA/TolQ/ExbB proton channel family protein: MVEAILTLFTNEQQAQSIVSNPLVEFIFMVLFVTFAAAVFVHFLLFSKLRTIRNFIGETNSLEMAPVNSFQKEFEQKNKQESVKAETFVQEKFSSWRMFNVPVVSLIKMIQMTVSIFILVGVLGTFIGLAMSLGSIDATGDQLVENVALVLAGIDVAFYTSIAGMGLSLLMTVMTRVWNTEFLLTDIMLKTESHLEEKEKDGMTRLIEVSETIHTSIVDLHESNQESMQSIVESFHGFQEYTVGLQQSAKDLAKFNEGLSENLKDFTVIFDRVKEMTEGFDKGVKKLNKNFDQLFSYFYKMDQRNEKMTSAFTETYKKIDELSTSQIESMNQFQDSVGDLRDYFSAIANRQESIQTAFERMLGQSDQLVKAMKENNQQFERIFGHDVSSKLSAMTTNLHDLKNDFHRLGHTISRLPDELETINRAQGEYKTLLGNRYDELKQYNHEIYNHLKMHSANSSAYETYLNDASRYYEQLGMTNQQLLNDLNRTVTQMTDSFNQRENQMESNVGILKDTLSRYVANLEGTLGDKLEKASRNIGDYVTEINSVLKKEFKQIGEITEESQIRSARSIQQLVQELNQEIQLLNRQLQTFSEEASRKSSIRVGAND; this comes from the coding sequence ATGGTTGAAGCGATTTTGACATTATTTACGAATGAACAGCAAGCCCAATCGATTGTATCCAATCCGTTGGTAGAATTCATATTTATGGTGTTATTTGTCACATTTGCCGCAGCGGTTTTCGTTCATTTTCTCTTGTTTAGCAAACTAAGAACGATTCGAAATTTTATAGGAGAAACGAATTCATTAGAAATGGCACCGGTTAATTCGTTTCAAAAAGAATTCGAACAAAAAAACAAACAGGAATCAGTAAAAGCTGAGACATTTGTACAAGAAAAATTTTCAAGTTGGAGAATGTTCAATGTACCGGTTGTAAGTTTGATTAAGATGATTCAAATGACGGTATCGATTTTTATATTAGTAGGTGTATTAGGAACATTTATTGGACTAGCGATGTCCCTTGGAAGTATTGATGCAACAGGCGATCAATTAGTCGAGAATGTTGCTTTGGTGCTTGCAGGCATTGATGTAGCTTTTTATACGAGTATTGCAGGGATGGGATTATCCTTACTCATGACTGTAATGACCCGTGTTTGGAATACGGAATTTCTGTTAACGGACATCATGCTCAAAACAGAATCACATTTAGAAGAGAAGGAAAAGGACGGGATGACCCGCCTCATTGAAGTATCAGAAACGATTCATACATCCATTGTTGATTTACATGAATCCAATCAAGAATCAATGCAGAGTATTGTCGAGTCATTCCATGGCTTTCAAGAATATACGGTCGGCTTGCAGCAATCAGCGAAAGATTTAGCGAAGTTTAATGAAGGACTATCAGAGAATTTAAAAGATTTCACTGTGATCTTTGATCGAGTCAAAGAGATGACGGAAGGGTTTGATAAAGGAGTTAAAAAGCTTAATAAAAATTTTGATCAATTATTCTCTTATTTTTATAAAATGGATCAAAGAAATGAAAAAATGACTAGTGCGTTTACAGAAACGTATAAGAAAATAGATGAACTCTCAACGTCTCAGATCGAATCAATGAATCAATTCCAAGACTCAGTCGGTGATTTAAGAGATTACTTTTCTGCAATTGCTAATAGGCAGGAATCGATTCAGACGGCTTTTGAAAGAATGCTTGGACAAAGTGATCAGCTCGTTAAAGCGATGAAAGAGAACAATCAACAGTTTGAACGGATTTTCGGACATGATGTCAGCTCAAAATTATCAGCTATGACTACGAATTTACATGATTTGAAAAATGATTTTCATAGACTAGGACATACGATCTCTCGTTTACCTGATGAACTCGAAACAATAAACCGAGCTCAAGGGGAGTATAAAACTCTTCTCGGAAATCGTTACGACGAATTAAAGCAATACAATCACGAAATTTACAATCACTTAAAAATGCATTCTGCCAATTCAAGTGCATATGAAACATATTTAAATGATGCATCCCGTTATTATGAACAGTTAGGAATGACAAATCAGCAATTGTTGAATGATTTGAATCGAACAGTGACACAGATGACTGACTCTTTTAACCAAAGGGAAAATCAAATGGAATCAAACGTAGGCATCTTAAAAGATACATTATCAAGGTATGTCGCTAATTTAGAAGGAACGCTTGGTGATAAACTTGAAAAGGCGAGTAGGAATATAGGGGATTACGTAACCGAAATTAATTCAGTCTTAAAGAAAGAATTCAAGCAAATAGGTGAAATAACAGAAGAAAGCCAAATAAGAAGTGCACGTTCAATCCAACAGCTTGTGCAAGAGTTAAATCAAGAAATCCAACTGCTGAACCGTCAGTTACAAACTTTTTCTGAAGAGGCGAGTAGAAAAAGCAGTATAAGGGTTGGAGCCAATGATTAA
- a CDS encoding malonate decarboxylase holo-ACP synthase encodes MELRTHDLIRVKGMPSFLDNEACEEWVTEAMHEAPFVVVRRAPIENEMIPVGIRGKSRSHRYAAFLHMDELEEVISPEKLANEKRWLENPRLQEIKVLQVLHEVDEILSNHDIVWGPGGSAGFELASGIPTLTTKSDLDLIIRTQPQLLLVEKARQIYQELTNIETRVDVQLETPIGAIALAEYCLEPEQILTRTKKGPKLTKFSLLKETVKLNG; translated from the coding sequence ATGGAGTTAAGAACGCATGATTTAATTAGAGTTAAAGGAATGCCCTCGTTCTTGGACAATGAAGCATGTGAGGAATGGGTAACGGAAGCGATGCATGAAGCGCCATTTGTTGTCGTGAGACGGGCTCCAATCGAAAATGAAATGATTCCCGTGGGCATTCGAGGGAAATCACGTTCCCATAGGTATGCAGCTTTTTTACACATGGATGAATTGGAAGAAGTAATTTCTCCAGAAAAGTTAGCAAATGAAAAAAGATGGTTAGAAAATCCACGGTTACAGGAGATCAAAGTTCTTCAAGTGTTACATGAAGTAGATGAAATTCTTTCAAATCATGATATCGTTTGGGGACCAGGTGGAAGTGCGGGGTTTGAGCTGGCAAGTGGGATACCGACTCTCACGACTAAAAGTGATTTAGATTTGATCATCCGGACGCAGCCTCAGTTACTGTTAGTAGAAAAAGCAAGGCAAATCTATCAGGAGCTTACAAATATTGAAACTAGGGTGGATGTTCAACTGGAAACACCAATCGGTGCTATCGCATTAGCGGAATACTGTCTAGAGCCAGAGCAAATTCTTACCCGAACAAAAAAGGGTCCTAAGTTAACAAAGTTTTCATTGTTAAAGGAAACAGTTAAGCTTAACGGTTAA
- a CDS encoding AEC family transporter, with protein sequence MFILVEVVFPVFAIFFAGFVLRKKFGLQIDSLSQTAFYLLLPCLVFRTLYEVDIKGDLKNIIIFQFFLMLFLAALVLLIGKLRKQTAQMTNGLLLSTIFMNAGNYGGPFILFALGEVAFQLAIAYWVIQTILMNTLGVFIANKQGTTLKATLIVTLKMPIVYAAILGIGLQLLELTIPMFLFQPVDMLATATIPIIMLLLGMQLANVTFTKAWSVINYGIILRLVISPVLAFLIVQFIMNVDGLLSNVLILQAAMPSAVVMTLIATKYYCEPEAVSGITLITTIVSMITLPLILFLL encoded by the coding sequence ATGTTCATACTTGTTGAAGTGGTCTTTCCGGTATTTGCAATTTTCTTTGCAGGCTTTGTGCTAAGAAAGAAGTTTGGTTTGCAGATTGATTCTCTTTCGCAAACTGCTTTTTATTTGTTACTGCCATGTTTAGTCTTCCGAACTCTTTATGAAGTTGATATTAAAGGAGACTTGAAAAATATCATTATTTTTCAGTTCTTCTTAATGCTTTTCCTTGCAGCTCTTGTGTTGCTTATTGGGAAATTAAGAAAACAAACAGCTCAGATGACAAATGGTTTGTTGCTTTCTACCATTTTTATGAATGCAGGAAATTATGGTGGTCCTTTTATTTTATTTGCACTTGGAGAAGTAGCTTTTCAATTAGCGATTGCTTATTGGGTTATTCAAACAATTCTAATGAATACATTGGGCGTATTTATAGCGAATAAACAAGGAACCACTTTAAAGGCCACACTGATCGTAACACTGAAAATGCCGATTGTGTACGCCGCGATACTCGGGATTGGACTTCAACTGCTTGAATTAACTATTCCAATGTTTCTTTTTCAACCAGTCGATATGTTGGCTACAGCGACAATTCCAATTATCATGCTCTTACTTGGCATGCAATTAGCGAATGTGACTTTTACAAAGGCGTGGTCAGTGATTAACTATGGGATCATTTTAAGGTTAGTCATTTCACCGGTACTGGCTTTTCTCATTGTTCAATTTATAATGAACGTTGATGGGCTTTTATCCAATGTACTCATTCTTCAAGCTGCTATGCCGTCCGCAGTTGTGATGACTTTAATAGCGACAAAGTATTACTGCGAGCCTGAAGCAGTATCTGGAATTACGCTTATTACAACAATCGTCTCGATGATTACGTTGCCACTTATATTGTTCTTATTATAG
- a CDS encoding aldo/keto reductase: MDFVTLNNSVKMPQLGYGVWQVEDEQATTAVRKAIEVGYTSIDTAMIYQNERGVGKAIKEASVPREQLFITTKVWNSDQGFENTLRAFDESLERLGLDYVDLYLIHWPTPEFDQYVDTYKALEKLYHDGRVKAIGVCNFEIEHLERLLQECEVKPVLNQVECHPYLQQNELKDFCAKHDIFLEAWSPLEQGGDVLKDEVIQKIADVQGKTPAQVVLRWHLQKNNIVIPKSVTPSRIEENFNVFDFELTEEQMDEINQLNRDRRKGPHPNEFHNR, from the coding sequence ATGGATTTTGTTACATTAAATAATAGTGTGAAAATGCCGCAGCTTGGTTATGGCGTTTGGCAAGTTGAAGATGAGCAAGCGACTACTGCAGTGAGGAAAGCCATCGAAGTTGGTTATACGTCCATTGACACAGCGATGATCTACCAGAACGAAAGAGGCGTTGGGAAAGCCATTAAAGAAGCCTCTGTTCCTCGTGAGCAGCTCTTTATCACAACAAAAGTGTGGAATAGTGATCAAGGGTTTGAGAACACGTTACGTGCTTTTGATGAAAGTCTAGAACGATTAGGGCTTGATTATGTTGATTTATATTTAATTCATTGGCCAACTCCTGAGTTCGATCAGTACGTTGATACATACAAAGCATTAGAAAAGCTTTATCACGATGGACGAGTGAAAGCAATTGGCGTTTGTAACTTTGAAATTGAACATTTAGAGCGCCTCTTACAAGAGTGTGAGGTTAAACCAGTTTTAAATCAAGTGGAATGTCACCCATACCTTCAACAAAATGAGTTAAAGGACTTTTGTGCAAAACATGATATCTTCTTAGAAGCGTGGAGCCCTCTTGAGCAAGGTGGCGATGTGTTGAAGGATGAAGTTATACAAAAAATTGCTGATGTACAAGGCAAAACTCCGGCACAAGTTGTACTTCGTTGGCATTTGCAAAAGAACAACATCGTTATCCCAAAGTCAGTGACACCATCAAGAATTGAAGAAAACTTTAATGTCTTTGACTTTGAATTAACGGAGGAGCAAATGGATGAGATTAATCAACTGAATCGCGATCGTCGTAAAGGTCCTCATCCTAATGAATTTCATAATCGCTAA
- a CDS encoding triphosphoribosyl-dephospho-CoA synthase, with the protein MSWQTAMDCSEILAQHAVTALIEEAELTPKPGLVDKQNSGSHSDMSCELMITSAKALEETFAQIALVSYQQKPSQSLREKIAEIGRSGEKAMFRATGGVNTHKGAIWALGLLISSKAMASPDTDSETIAKLAGELARYHDRYVPTQQTNGLRIQKRYGVPGAKGEAEQGFPHLRLIGLPALHKARQKAKSELHARIDTLLALMANLDDTCILHRGGMDTLLVIKEKADRVLVQGGVSTAAGWEALADLDLECERRRVSPGGSADLLAATIFLDAFNTSTKSRCLESSVTN; encoded by the coding sequence ATGAGTTGGCAAACTGCAATGGATTGTAGTGAGATTTTAGCCCAGCATGCGGTAACAGCCTTGATTGAAGAAGCTGAATTAACGCCGAAGCCCGGTCTTGTTGACAAGCAAAATAGTGGTTCCCATTCAGATATGTCTTGTGAGTTGATGATTACGTCGGCGAAGGCGTTAGAAGAAACTTTTGCGCAAATAGCTTTAGTGTCTTATCAGCAAAAACCAAGTCAATCCCTTCGTGAAAAAATTGCTGAGATTGGCCGAAGTGGTGAAAAGGCTATGTTTCGAGCGACCGGTGGGGTTAACACTCATAAAGGTGCGATTTGGGCATTAGGACTTTTAATTTCAAGCAAAGCGATGGCAAGCCCCGATACTGACAGTGAAACAATTGCTAAGTTAGCTGGAGAACTTGCCCGTTATCATGATCGCTACGTTCCTACTCAACAAACGAACGGGTTACGTATCCAAAAACGTTACGGGGTTCCTGGAGCAAAAGGTGAGGCAGAACAAGGCTTTCCTCATCTAAGGCTGATTGGCTTACCTGCTTTACACAAAGCTCGCCAAAAAGCAAAGTCTGAATTACATGCGAGGATTGATACGCTCCTTGCCTTAATGGCGAATTTAGATGATACATGTATTTTACATCGAGGTGGGATGGACACTTTGTTAGTCATTAAAGAAAAAGCGGATCGCGTTTTGGTACAGGGAGGCGTCTCAACAGCAGCAGGCTGGGAAGCTTTAGCTGATCTAGATCTCGAGTGCGAACGACGTCGTGTTTCGCCTGGTGGAAGTGCTGATTTATTAGCCGCTACGATCTTCCTTGATGCGTTCAATACATCTACTAAGTCTAGATGCCTTGAATCAAGTGTTACAAACTAA
- a CDS encoding cytochrome-c oxidase yields MGVKLIKVSALYFVLGVSLGYYMSVAHAYHLTGVHAHVNLLGWTSMTLAGLIYILFPKAGSSMLGKIHFWLHNIGLPLMMVGLFLLLQGNSALEVLIPIGATCVLVAVILFAVNVLLNVKKEEVEARFQK; encoded by the coding sequence ATGGGAGTGAAACTCATTAAAGTTTCTGCATTGTACTTTGTTCTTGGCGTCTCACTAGGCTATTATATGTCGGTTGCCCATGCGTATCATCTGACAGGGGTGCATGCTCATGTGAATTTGTTAGGGTGGACGTCCATGACATTAGCTGGACTGATTTACATCTTATTTCCAAAAGCGGGATCTAGTATGCTAGGAAAGATTCATTTTTGGCTTCATAACATTGGACTTCCACTCATGATGGTTGGGCTTTTTCTCTTATTACAAGGGAATTCAGCTCTCGAAGTATTAATTCCAATTGGTGCAACATGTGTATTAGTCGCAGTCATTTTATTTGCGGTAAATGTGTTATTGAATGTGAAGAAAGAAGAGGTTGAGGCTCGTTTTCAAAAATAA
- a CDS encoding OmpA family protein: MINKYKRLFQREDEESHFWPSFTDLLTAILLCFILIFIIMMVIKSFQIEEMKRTIDQIMGVRVNIIQDLNEEFTESDLKIEIDEKTGALIFNTDILFEFDAAVLKPEAFQFLDEFVPAYLDVLLENGYEEYISEIIIEGHADRHGSYLYNLELSQQRAFSVAEYILSEDFPYKNIQEHLKTKLTVNGRSYSEGRSDEAGKYSNQASRRVEFKFRLKDEEILEKTRELLE; the protein is encoded by the coding sequence ATGATTAATAAATACAAACGATTATTTCAGCGTGAAGATGAAGAAAGTCACTTTTGGCCATCATTCACCGATTTGTTAACGGCGATTCTTCTTTGTTTTATTTTAATCTTTATCATCATGATGGTGATCAAATCGTTTCAGATTGAGGAGATGAAACGAACGATTGATCAGATCATGGGGGTTCGAGTGAATATCATTCAAGATTTAAATGAAGAATTCACCGAATCTGATTTGAAGATTGAGATTGATGAGAAGACAGGCGCATTGATTTTTAATACAGACATTTTGTTTGAATTTGATGCAGCTGTTCTAAAGCCAGAAGCATTTCAATTTTTGGATGAATTTGTTCCAGCCTATTTGGATGTATTACTTGAAAATGGATATGAGGAGTATATCTCGGAAATTATCATTGAAGGACACGCCGATCGTCACGGAAGTTATTTGTATAACCTAGAATTGTCCCAACAGCGAGCATTTAGCGTAGCAGAGTATATACTCAGTGAGGATTTCCCGTATAAAAATATTCAAGAACATTTAAAGACAAAGCTCACAGTCAATGGAAGATCGTATTCAGAAGGTCGTTCAGATGAAGCAGGGAAATATAGCAATCAAGCATCTAGAAGAGTTGAATTTAAATTTAGGCTGAAAGATGAGGAAATTCTAGAAAAAACACGTGAATTGTTGGAGTGA